A genomic stretch from Salvelinus namaycush isolate Seneca chromosome 25, SaNama_1.0, whole genome shotgun sequence includes:
- the LOC120020405 gene encoding sialidase-like isoform X2: MDGSTVHIVLLMLFLLHYTQGTLSTVTAISPTHTTATQTDYSPVNASHPTTPSTPTSARPSMATSTQDPSSSLTSHVSGTTARPQEGDSTSNTTINTSSLSTTPTQSTPSQDRCSSPPVLCCLGQSSSCRRRSCFCDQACVLYGDCCHDYRNTCTQPFTPPKPVTQEPRTVDSNTTPSPSNTVDSNITPKPSSTVDSNTTPKPSNTVDSNTTPSPSSTVDSSTTPSPSNTVDSNITPSPSSTVDSSTTPSPSNTVDSNITPSPSNTVDSNTTPKPSNTADSSTTPSPSNTVDSSTTPKPSNTVDSNITPSPSNTLDSNTTPKPSNTVDSNTTPKPSNTVDSSTTPSSSNTVDSNSSSTTTPSNTVDLNTTPSPSNTVDSNITPSPSNTVDLNTTPSPSSTVDSNITPKPSSTVDSNTTPKPSNTVDSNTTPSPSSTVDSSTTPSPSNTVDSNITPSPSSTVDSSTTLSPSNTVDSNITPSPSNTVDSNTTPKPSNTADSSTTPSPSNTVDSSTTPKPSNTVDSNITPSPSNTLDSNTTPKPSNTVDSNTTPKPSNTVDSSTTPSSSNTVDSNSSSTTTPSNTVDLNTTPSPSNTVDSNITPSPSNTVDLNTTPSPSSTVDSSTTPSPSNTVDSSTTPSPSNTVHSNITPSPSNTADSSTTPSPSNTVDSSTTPSPSNTVDSSTTPSPSNTVDSSTTPSPSNTVDSSTTPSPSNTVDSNITPKPSSTVDSSTTPSPSNTVDSSTTPSAEDGSTLEVTTSTPIELGSTSTLQATHTVPAVSNLVQTITSHSDDTTGNTTPPVTTTLFHNTVSKETTEADHKNIITSLKDTQTLIAHLRVSIVSAGDISKEEIIEALHNLAAQVQAFLQREYCNNCTLRIRNVRGI; this comes from the exons ATGGATGGGTCTACCGTACACATCGTGCTTCTGATGCTGTTTCTGCTTCACTATACACAGGGGACCTTGTCAACAG TTACAGCTATCTCTCCAACCCATACGACAGCTACTCAGACTGACTACAGCCCTGTGAACGCATCCCACCCAACTACTCCTTCTACCCCCACCTCTGCTCGACCCAGCATGGCTACTTCCACCCAGGACCCCAGCAGTAGTCTGACCAGCCATGTTTCAGGCACCACAGCCAGGCCCCAAGAGGGTGACTCCACCTCTAATACCACCATCAACACCTCAAGCCTATCTACCACACCAACCCAATCGACCCCATCACAGG ACAGGTGCTCGTCCCCTCCAGTTCTGTGTTGTTTGGGGCAGAGTAGCAGCTGTAGAAGAAGAAGCTGTTTCTGTGACCAGGCCTGTGTGCTGTATGGAGACTGCTGTCATGACTACAGGAACACCTGCACACAAC CGTTCACCCCTCCAAAGCCAGTCACACAAGAGCCAAGAACAGTAGACAGCAATACTACACCTTCACCATCTAACACAGTAGACAGCAATATTACACCTAAACCATCTAGCACAGTAGACAGCAATACTACACCTAAACCATCTAACACAGTAGACAGCAATACTACACCTTCACCATCTAGCACAGTagacagcagtactacaccttcaCCATCTAACACAGTAGATAGCAATATTACACCTTCACCATCTAGCACAGTagacagcagtactacaccttcaCCATCTAACACAGTAGACAGCAATATTACACCTTCACCATCTAACACAGTAGACAGCAATACTACACCTAAACCATCTAACACAGCagacagcagtactacaccttcaCCATCTAACACAGTagacagcagtactacacctaAACCATCTAACACTGTAGACAGCAATATTACACCTTCACCATCTAACACACTAGACAGCAATACTACACCTAAACCATCTAACACAGTAGACAGCAATACTACACCTAAACCATCTAACACTGTagacagcagtactacaccttcaTCATCTAACACAGTAGACAGCAATTCTAGTAGTACTACAACACCATCTAACACCGTGGACCTCAATACTACACCTTCGCCATCTAACACAGTAGACAGCAATATTACACCTTCACCATCTAACACAGTGGACCTCAATACTACACCTTCACCATCTAGCACAGTAGACAGCAATATTACACCTAAACCATCTAGCACAGTAGACAGCAATACTACACCTAAACCATCTAACACAGTAGACAGCAATACTACACCTTCACCATCTAGCACAGTagacagcagtactacaccttcaCCATCTAACACAGTAGATAGCAATATTACACCTTCACCATCTAGCACAGTAGACAGCAGTACTACACTTTCACCATCTAACACAGTAGACAGCAATATTACACCTTCACCATCTAACACAGTAGACAGCAATACTACACCTAAACCATCTAACACAGCagacagcagtactacaccttcaCCATCTAACACAGTagacagcagtactacacctaAACCATCTAACACTGTAGACAGCAATATTACACCTTCACCATCTAACACACTAGACAGCAATACTACACCTAAACCATCTAACACAGTAGACAGCAATACTACACCTAAACCATCTAACACTGTagacagcagtactacaccttcaTCATCTAACACAGTAGAC AGCAATTCTAGTAGTACTACAACACCATCTAACACCGTGGACCTCAATACTACACCTTCGCCATCTAACACAGTAGACAGCAATATTACACCTTCACCATCTAACACAGTGGACCTCAATACTACACCTTCACCATCTAGCACAGTagacagcagtactacaccttcaCCATCTAACACAGTagacagcagtactacaccttcaCCATCTAACACAGTACACAGCAATATTACACCTTCACCATCTAACACAGCagacagcagtactacaccttcaCCATCTAACACAGTagacagcagtactacaccttcaCCATCTAACACAGTagacagcagtactacaccttcaCCATCTAACACAGTagacagcagtactacaccttcaCCATCTAACACAGTagacagcagtactacaccttcaCCATCTAACACTGTAGACAGCAATATTACACCTAAACCATCTAGCACAGTagacagcagtactacaccttcaCCATCTAACACAGTagacagcagtactacaccttcaGCAGAAGATGGCAGCACACTAGAAGTCACAACGTCCACTCCTATTG AACTTGGATCAACATCGACTCTTCAAGCCACACATACCGTCCCTGCTGTGTCTAACCTAGTACAGACCATTACCAGTCATTCTGATGACACAACTGGTAACACAACACCACCAGTCACAACAACCTTGTTCCACAATACTGTCTCCAAGGAAACAACTGAGGCAGACCATAAGAACATCATAACCTCTCTCAAAG ATACCCAAACTCTGATTGCCCATTTGAGGGTCTCTATAGTTTCGGCTGGGGACATAAGTAAGGAGGAGATCATTGAGGCGTTGCATAAT CTTGCAGCGCAGGTCCAAGCCTTTCTACAGAGAGAGTACTGTAACAACTGCACACTACGCATCAGAAACGTCAGAGGAATATGA
- the LOC120020405 gene encoding flocculation protein FLO11-like isoform X1, which yields MDGSTVHIVLLMLFLLHYTQGTLSTVTAISPTHTTATQTDYSPVNASHPTTPSTPTSARPSMATSTQDPSSSLTSHVSGTTARPQEGDSTSNTTINTSSLSTTPTQSTPSQDRCSSPPVLCCLGQSSSCRRRSCFCDQACVLYGDCCHDYRNTCTQPFTPPKPVTQEPRTVDSNTTPSPSNTVDSNITPKPSSTVDSNTTPKPSNTVDSNTTPSPSSTVDSSTTPSPSNTVDSNITPSPSSTVDSSTTPSPSNTVDSNITPSPSNTVDSNTTPKPSNTADSSTTPSPSNTVDSSTTPKPSNTVDSNITPSPSNTLDSNTTPKPSNTVDSNTTPKPSNTVDSSTTPSSSNTVDSNSSSTTTPSNTVDLNTTPSPSNTVDSNITPSPSNTVDLNTTPSPSSTVDSNITPKPSSTVDSNTTPKPSNTVDSNTTPSPSSTVDSSTTPSPSNTVDSNITPSPSSTVDSSTTLSPSNTVDSNITPSPSNTVDSNTTPKPSNTADSSTTPSPSNTVDSSTTPKPSNTVDSNITPSPSNTLDSNTTPKPSNTVDSNTTPKPSNTVDSSTTPSSSNTVDINITHLPSNTADSSTTPSSSNTVDSNSSSTTTPSNTVDLNTTPSPSNTVDSNITPSPSNTVDLNTTPSPSSTVDSSTTPSPSNTVDSSTTPSPSNTVHSNITPSPSNTADSSTTPSPSNTVDSSTTPSPSNTVDSSTTPSPSNTVDSSTTPSPSNTVDSSTTPSPSNTVDSNITPKPSSTVDSSTTPSPSNTVDSSTTPSAEDGSTLEVTTSTPIELGSTSTLQATHTVPAVSNLVQTITSHSDDTTGNTTPPVTTTLFHNTVSKETTEADHKNIITSLKDTQTLIAHLRVSIVSAGDISKEEIIEALHNLAAQVQAFLQREYCNNCTLRIRNVRGI from the exons ATGGATGGGTCTACCGTACACATCGTGCTTCTGATGCTGTTTCTGCTTCACTATACACAGGGGACCTTGTCAACAG TTACAGCTATCTCTCCAACCCATACGACAGCTACTCAGACTGACTACAGCCCTGTGAACGCATCCCACCCAACTACTCCTTCTACCCCCACCTCTGCTCGACCCAGCATGGCTACTTCCACCCAGGACCCCAGCAGTAGTCTGACCAGCCATGTTTCAGGCACCACAGCCAGGCCCCAAGAGGGTGACTCCACCTCTAATACCACCATCAACACCTCAAGCCTATCTACCACACCAACCCAATCGACCCCATCACAGG ACAGGTGCTCGTCCCCTCCAGTTCTGTGTTGTTTGGGGCAGAGTAGCAGCTGTAGAAGAAGAAGCTGTTTCTGTGACCAGGCCTGTGTGCTGTATGGAGACTGCTGTCATGACTACAGGAACACCTGCACACAAC CGTTCACCCCTCCAAAGCCAGTCACACAAGAGCCAAGAACAGTAGACAGCAATACTACACCTTCACCATCTAACACAGTAGACAGCAATATTACACCTAAACCATCTAGCACAGTAGACAGCAATACTACACCTAAACCATCTAACACAGTAGACAGCAATACTACACCTTCACCATCTAGCACAGTagacagcagtactacaccttcaCCATCTAACACAGTAGATAGCAATATTACACCTTCACCATCTAGCACAGTagacagcagtactacaccttcaCCATCTAACACAGTAGACAGCAATATTACACCTTCACCATCTAACACAGTAGACAGCAATACTACACCTAAACCATCTAACACAGCagacagcagtactacaccttcaCCATCTAACACAGTagacagcagtactacacctaAACCATCTAACACTGTAGACAGCAATATTACACCTTCACCATCTAACACACTAGACAGCAATACTACACCTAAACCATCTAACACAGTAGACAGCAATACTACACCTAAACCATCTAACACTGTagacagcagtactacaccttcaTCATCTAACACAGTAGACAGCAATTCTAGTAGTACTACAACACCATCTAACACCGTGGACCTCAATACTACACCTTCGCCATCTAACACAGTAGACAGCAATATTACACCTTCACCATCTAACACAGTGGACCTCAATACTACACCTTCACCATCTAGCACAGTAGACAGCAATATTACACCTAAACCATCTAGCACAGTAGACAGCAATACTACACCTAAACCATCTAACACAGTAGACAGCAATACTACACCTTCACCATCTAGCACAGTagacagcagtactacaccttcaCCATCTAACACAGTAGATAGCAATATTACACCTTCACCATCTAGCACAGTAGACAGCAGTACTACACTTTCACCATCTAACACAGTAGACAGCAATATTACACCTTCACCATCTAACACAGTAGACAGCAATACTACACCTAAACCATCTAACACAGCagacagcagtactacaccttcaCCATCTAACACAGTagacagcagtactacacctaAACCATCTAACACTGTAGACAGCAATATTACACCTTCACCATCTAACACACTAGACAGCAATACTACACCTAAACCATCTAACACAGTAGACAGCAATACTACACCTAAACCATCTAACACTGTagacagcagtactacaccttcaTCATCTAACACAGTAGACATCAATATTACACATTTACCATCTAACACAGCagacagcagtactacaccttcaTCATCTAACACAGTAGACAGCAATTCTAGTAGTACTACAACACCATCTAACACCGTGGACCTCAATACTACACCTTCGCCATCTAACACAGTAGACAGCAATATTACACCTTCACCATCTAACACAGTGGACCTCAATACTACACCTTCACCATCTAGCACAGTagacagcagtactacaccttcaCCATCTAACACAGTagacagcagtactacaccttcaCCATCTAACACAGTACACAGCAATATTACACCTTCACCATCTAACACAGCagacagcagtactacaccttcaCCATCTAACACAGTagacagcagtactacaccttcaCCATCTAACACAGTagacagcagtactacaccttcaCCATCTAACACAGTagacagcagtactacaccttcaCCATCTAACACAGTagacagcagtactacaccttcaCCATCTAACACTGTAGACAGCAATATTACACCTAAACCATCTAGCACAGTagacagcagtactacaccttcaCCATCTAACACAGTagacagcagtactacaccttcaGCAGAAGATGGCAGCACACTAGAAGTCACAACGTCCACTCCTATTG AACTTGGATCAACATCGACTCTTCAAGCCACACATACCGTCCCTGCTGTGTCTAACCTAGTACAGACCATTACCAGTCATTCTGATGACACAACTGGTAACACAACACCACCAGTCACAACAACCTTGTTCCACAATACTGTCTCCAAGGAAACAACTGAGGCAGACCATAAGAACATCATAACCTCTCTCAAAG ATACCCAAACTCTGATTGCCCATTTGAGGGTCTCTATAGTTTCGGCTGGGGACATAAGTAAGGAGGAGATCATTGAGGCGTTGCATAAT CTTGCAGCGCAGGTCCAAGCCTTTCTACAGAGAGAGTACTGTAACAACTGCACACTACGCATCAGAAACGTCAGAGGAATATGA